The Theobroma cacao cultivar B97-61/B2 chromosome 1, Criollo_cocoa_genome_V2, whole genome shotgun sequence genome contains the following window.
AATCTTTTACTAagcataattttattttgacaaaTGGCTATTTGGCGAAGGATAAGCGTAAGGTGGGGTTTGGAAACATCTATGCACCCAATGATAAAATACTAAGGCAGAATATGTTTGTGGATTTCCTtgatattttttcttcttttgaggtTTCCTAGTGTATTGGGGGGGACTTCAATGTGGCGCTATTTGTGAATGCTGTTAGTCTTGTAGATATCCCTATGGCTGGTGGGTCTTTTACATGGTGTAATAACAGAGAGGTccttttttttagtaaaatcgaccatttcttttttgatcTTACGCTTCACTCTCAGTTTCATGATTTATTCCAACGATACTTGTTATCTTCCCTTTCTGACCACAATCCCATTACTCTCAGCAGTGATATAAGTGGTTGAGGGCCTCGTAATTTTAGATTCTTTAACTTGTGGTTGGAGGATGCTGGCTTTCAAAATCTTATGGGTTGGGAATGGCAATCTTTTGAGGATATTTCTACCGGCAATCTAAATATTTGGGAAAAACTTAAATCactcaaattgaaaattaaacctTGGCAATAGTCCAATTATGGTAATATACAGAATAAAATTGCTTGTCTTGAGAAGATTATCCATGAGAAAACCTTACAGCTTCAATAGAACCCCGCTGATTCTTCTATTTCGAGCAAAATCTCAAAGTTGAGATGTGATTTCTGGAAACTTTACATTACGAAGGAACATTCATGGCACTAGAAATCTCAACTCAAATAGTTTTTAGAAGAGTAGGTCTCTTTATTCTATCTATTATTTTGAATGCTgctgttaattttttttaatgtcatttCAACTAGAAAAGTGATGCAAAGGTGGTAGAATTTGACTGTTTGATGAAATCTCTTGTTTCCCAAACTTTTACATGGCTTGAAagaccatttgatgaaaaggAAATTTGGAAAACACTCAAAGATTGTGATGGTAACAAAGCCCCGACCTCGATAGCTTCAACATTAGCTTTCTTATTAATCAATGGTCTAAGGTGAAACTTGGTATTCTCAATCTTTTCAAGTATTATTTTGACTCATGCTATTTTGACAAGAGAATCAATACTTTTTCTATTTCTCTAATTTTGAAACGTTCTAATCCGATGGGGCTTGGGAATTACAATTCCATTAGTTTGGTCAATTGTCGTTACAAGTTAATTGCTAAAGTTCTGGCTAACAAATTGAGTCATGTTGTGGGTTCCATTCTTAGTCAAAATCAATTTGCTTTTATTAAAGGTAGGCAAATCTTGGATTGTGTGCTGGTGGTTAATGAACTTATTGATCAGATGaagaaaaatcactttagaGGTGCTTTTTTTAAGCTCGATTTTGAAAAAGCTTTCGACAACATCGACTGGGATTTTCTTGATTTAATTGTCTCTAAAATGAATTTCGGATGCAAGTGGAGAAGATGGATTCGCTTATGTATTTCTTCTACTTCAATATCCATTCTTATCAACGGTAATCCCATTAAGGCAATTTGGCATAGGTAAGGGCCTTCAACAAGGATgccttctttctccttttttattCAACCTGGTTGCTAAAGCCTTTGGTGTCATGATCTATAAAGCTTCTTCCATGGGGCTGTTTCAAGAAATTTCTATTAAGATGAATGATTTTTCTATctctcatttattttttttctaacgATACCATGCTATTTTGTGAGCTTAATATTGACTTCTTTTATGTTTGAGAAGAATATTATGATGTTTCTAACTTTTCTTTGGCCTCAAGATTAACTTTAGCAAAAGTTACTTATACGACATTGGCATTAATGATCAAGCTCTTGCTATTTGGGCTAACAAGATTGCCTACAAAATTGGTTCCTTGCCCACTACCTACTTGGGGCTTCCCCTAGGACTCAGTGCTAATTCCTATACTCTTTGGCAGCCTATTGTCAACAAATTTAAATCTTGTTTGGCAAGTTGAAAGgcgaatttaatttttttaagtggcAGAGTCACTTTTTTGAAGTTTATCTTGTCTTAGCAAGTCTTCCACTGTACTTTATGTCCATCTTCAAGATGCATGTTAGTATCaaagaaaaacttgataaaatCCAATGCAGATCATTTTGGTGTGACactaatgaaaaaaaaaaagattcatCTTGTGGATTGGGACACTATTTGCAAACCTAAGGAGTCCAGTGGTCTTGGGATTGTGGATCTCCATATCAAGAACTTTGCCTTTCTCAATAAATGGATCTGGCGTTTTGGGGAGGACATTGATTGCCTTTGGGGAAAGGTCattgttaataaaaataatatggaCCATAAATCTTTGATTCCTTTTTGTCTTGCGTCAAGGAATATGTTAGTATATGACGACATATTGTTAGCCTAATTTGCTCCGAGGATGGGATTTCCAATGTTGTTAAGTCTAATTTTGGTTTCATTTCAGGCAAAAGggatcaaattaaattttggtcTAATGATTGGGTGGAAGGCAAAATTCTAAAAGAGGactttcaacttgtttttactttcttgGTCAATAAAAAAAGAGCTCTTGCTGACTTCGAATATTGGTTGGAAAATGTATGGATTTAGAATCTTTCATTTCACAAACCTCTTTTTGATTGGGAGCTGAGGCAATGACAGTCTTTCATGGATACTATTGGGGGTTTATCTTTTGATCCAAATCTTCCAGATAAGGTTGTGTGAAGGGTAATCCTAATGGTATTTATTCAGCTAACTCTTTCTATAATATGATCAAGTGTAGGTCTTTTGTTGCTAATAGACTTTGGAATACGATTTAGGCAAATCTTGCCCCCCTAAAGTTTGGATTTTCTATTGGCAAGCTATGAAGGGTAGAATGGCCGTGAAGGGAAAACTTTTATGAAAGGGTATTACTAATCTGGGGGTTGCCAAGTGCGTCATCTGTAACATGGATGTTGAATCTGTTGACCATCTGTTTCTTAACTGTGCTTTGACCTGGCAAGTGTGGGCATTTTGGTTGATGACCTGGAATATCTCTTGGGTCCCCTCTAATTGTTAATATAAGCCTTACAAGCCAATTTGTGATTGTATGAGAAttgtaattttgaaatatttatgtatgacattttgttattcataacAACATTAAGGTAGTTCTTTATCTataagtttgtgatttaattactttttgtacttatgtagataaaacccatggaactatatatgccttgtaaaggaattgtattgggatacaattatgagatccttatgcattaaagcGTTATTCCTAAAAGTTcttgatcattgtattattgagacaaGACATCAATAATACTAAAATATCAGCACATGTTATGTTtcttacttgtgaagtaagcaatcgcTTTCATAAGTTGAAGCATAAAaatacttggaactagcatATGAGTGTTTGCCATAAGAGAgcgagttcactgaacatgatcCGTCATGAGAAGTGTACTTGGTacctcactcaagtgtctatgtaATACTtttcatgtgtcagttgtgtaactactccctagacttgagacaccaagttgtCTTGTATGTGgagtattatttttttatttcatccctacgggtgcctaaccaaagATGCCAAAATAAGATGTTTTTaagtatagtatgaagcatatgaaggcaaatgagtggtcaagataggaatcatcaccccaagtgatttaaggagaaatatctcattagttcttgattgacattagcttaatcaaatccttggccaaagtgattaggagattatgaaatgagtttcataagtctccataaaactaatgatctaactagaggaacaaatatggaggtcaataagagtaggcaGTACACCAAACTTTTATCATCTctaggatatatgatgaaagaatgaattacactgaaaaaCTAtgcactgaaaggttgtcaaagaatcctttgactctcctaacaattgagtggccatgatgcattgctagatgccaatcatggtctatggaattgaattagttaatttaaaattgaatatgattcatttaaattaattaattaataatattataattcaattctctaGCCAACATATTaagaacctaatgggtcacacataaaggttgcaatttggattaaattgagagtgttATGATTTAtgttaaacttaaatcaaattctaggttttaactactaaggacctaattaaaagagtttaattaggtattggttaaatattataattgtcaTAATATTAAggatttattttgtaaattttaataagttaaaccaatatataaatatcacattagagctatttttttctatagagaaagagaaaaaaaaaggaaaaaaaaagaaaaaaaaaggtttttctCTTGAGTGCTCTACTTTTGAAAaggtttcttttgaaaacttcttTTTCGATTCTTTgttggaaatcaaagaagaaaagatgacAAATTGTTGTCCatttgctagcacaagctCGTGGCATAAAACTTTCTCCTTGAAAAGGATCCGTTGCAATCGTGTGTGCAACATTGCAGGTCAAGTAATTGAGTTGCTAGGATTCTTTCATATAAAAGGTGTTCACGTTTTTGTCaccaaaaggaatccatttgtTTACGATATCACTAAAAAAGGTAAAactttttctgattttataTGGTGCTTAgctttgcattaaacaaccaaggtgatccGAAGGTAGgcatggtttttattttatttcaatttttttgttattccGTTCCAttgatgctctaatcatgTCGTTCTTAGCACTAATTACTTGAGAGACTTATTCACGGGCTAGAATAATATTTCCCTTGGTAGTGATGCCCTCCCCATTTGGTGCATGGCTTTCTATGTTATTCTTTAGACCTTATGGCTTCATCACAACAACATGGTcttcaatgaaaaattttgggaTGCTGATCAAGTTTTTGATCTTGTCAAATTCAAAGTCAACTCTTGGGCCAAGGCTAAACGGCCTACCATCTCATCTTCTATCAAGAACATGATTCAGGATCCCTCTACTTCTAGAGTCCCCACTACTCTGAAGAGTGTTAAGATAGCTTGTGATTGGGTTAAGCCACCAATGTgttttttacaatttaatgTTGACGGTGCTACCAAGGGTTGTCCGGGTGAAGCTACTATAGGAAGAGCTTTGAGAAACTGCAACGACAACGTTACAATTCTTTTCTCTAAGTCTTTAGGTATTAGTGACTCTAACTTGTCAAAAATTAAGGTGATTAAAGAAGCTTTTGCTCTCTTTGTGGCTTCTCCTTGGTCTCTTTCGCATTCTCTTATCATCGAGTCGGATTCGACAAAGGCCATTAAATGGTGCAATATCCCGGACTCAGTCACTTGGCATTTGAGAGGAATTTTGAATCATATTAACTGCTTcaagaaaaaattacaaattggTTTGTTGTCCACGTCCCGCGTGCAGGAAACAAATTAGTTGATCATCTTGTTAAGTCTGGTGTGGGAAGAACTAGCGACCTCATTTGGATTTTTTATTGCCACTCTTTAAAAGAGAAAGTTTTAGTTTCTCCCccatttatgttttgatttagctttttcttgattttctatTTGACTTTCCTTTAGGGCTTCGAcattggttttgatttttcttaggTTCTTTTCCTTGTGGTGTTGTTCTTTGCTCTTCATGGCTGCCCTTTGTCGAggtttttcttgtttatcTTGTCTGTTGTGTCTTAATGTGGTCTTTTTGTTCTCTCTTCATTGGAGGATGTTGCTGtgtgccttttttttttcctacttCTTGTTTGTTTAGGATGTTTTTTTGCCTCATACTTAATAAAGTtgctattaaaaaaaaactatatataaatatattatttatatatagaaTGATTAGATGATGTTTCATATTCTAAATAAAGGATGGAAGAGCTATCTCATGATGTGATTTATAAGTAATACTTAATTATTTGGACTAGAGAGAACTAAAAGAATGGTTCTTATTCCCTTAATTCCTTCTTTCGAGAAGTTCTCACTCATCGTTCTACTCTGGATGAACATTGGAAGCATGTATGAATTGGTCTCACTCCTCTTAAAATTGAGGTTCTTTGTTGGCAACTTCTTCGAGGAAGATTGGCTGTTAAAGACAACTCGGTACAAAAGGGTATTATTGGGTTTGAAGCTGCAACCTATTTTTTATGTCGTCACCAAACAGAAACAATGAGCCATCTCTTCTTCCTCTATGGTAAACCTTGGCTCTTATGACAATAGTGGGGAGCTATATGGAATGTGCATTAGATTATTCATGAAGACCCTCGGATTTGCTAACTCTTCTGATTGGAAGTAGCCAACTCCCTCAATAATGGGAAAATATGGAGAATGGCTTGGTATGCTATAAACTGGGTTATCTGGACCACGAGAAATGATGTTATCTTTAACGGAAAAATATGGGATGTGGAACAAATCTTTGAACCTACGAAGTTTAGAGTTGTATGGTGGGTGAATGCAAAATGGCCAAACCATAATTGTTCTATTGGTGATCTTGCTAGGCTCCTAAGTGAGGGTAGTATCCCTACGAGGGGTAGGAACACTAAGGAAAAGATGGCGTGGACTAGACTAGTAGAAGGAAGCCTTAAATTTAACACGAATGGTGCCTCAAAGGGTTATCTTGGAGACTTGGGGATTGGAGGTATTTTGCCAAATGAGCAAGGGGATGTTCTAGTTCTCTTATGTAAATTTGTTGGCATATGTGATTCTAACAAGACTGAATTATTGGTAGTAAAGAAAGCCGCCCTCATTCATGTCGCCTTTAGATGGTGCGCTTCTCGCCTTCTGCCTATCGAATATGATAAAAGGAATGTCATCAAATACATCACTTCTCCTACTGATGTGCCATGGAGGTTGAGACAGCTGGTAATTCAAACTCTTAATGTTCTCTGTAAAATTAGTAAATGGgagattaaacacattttgtgcACGACAAATGAAAAGGTTGATTCTCTAGCCAAAGAAGGCATTCTTAGACCGGAGAACTTTTTTTAGATTTATGACAACAAGTCATCCCAAGCTGTGAAATAGGAATCGGAGACCATTTATGTGGTTGACCAATCTTTAGGTTACTCTCTTCACCCAGGGTCTGTTTACAATAAGTCAGGACATGCTATAAAGGTTTAATGAGGTTTGGCTTAGTTCCTGAAGCTATTCTTGATAATGAATCTTGTTTGTTGTGTTGTGGTTCCATGTTTTGTTGTCTCATGGTTGGTATCTTTGATCATTGTATTGGCATTTGTTGAGCAAGTTGACACGAGCTTTTTGGCTTTTAGGTAATACTGTATAGCTGTGTGGACTTACAATGGGTAATACTATATAGATTGTAGATTCACTTTGTGTTTTTGTCCTTTTGCTCATGTACAGGGGAGTTTGGGAAACTTTTAACCTGAGGTAAAGGGAGTTATGTTGACCCCCTTACTTTGTACAGACAATTTGTTTGCCTCTCTTAATTGTACGACTCTCTTATGAAATGATAATTCAAATGTTTTTCACACAAAAAAATGTCATATATAGTAACATTGTGTAGAAATGTCTTTGGTAACATTTCTATTGAAAATGTTATtaaataattgtttaaaatgtcGTGAAATTTATAAAGGTGTCAAACTATATATTATTAGAGTTAAAACCAAGACAAAACGATATACTCTAATGTTACTTAATTTTGGAAGAAATTAAGTGCTAGTTGTTAAAATTGTTATCATAGAAAACTATTGAGTTTAACTTTCTTATGAAAACTTAATTTAACTCACccacatttaaaaaaaaaaattgtgaggcaaatattttctttcacaCTTATCCTAACTACACGTTTGGTAAGCTATTCCCTCTTTATTTTCATGTGATAGTTTCTCCCAAGTTTAATTGGCAATTGTATTAAAGAATagttattctttaaaatcaattaaaagtcAAGTTTAACTAAACCCATTCTCCCTCTCAGTATTAGCTATTTAATGTTTGATGGCATAGCTTCAAAAATTGTTAAGACCAAATTACCCCtcataagtttaaaaatttacaatctTACccatattattatttgaaaatattaatgattaaattataactaaaatattaacatttaagtgatcaattattaatattttaaataaattattaatattttaaaaataaaataaaaataaattatcataataatatttaaattataaataaaatgttaatatttttaaatattaatcattcaattatgaacaaaatgttaatatttaaattattaattgttaatattttaaataaatgataaattattactatttaaaatataaaatataaataaatgatcacaataatatataaattataaataaatattaatatttaaaaataaaataaaatagaaataaataatcataataacatttaaattataaataaaatattattattttacaatgttgatgattaaattataaattaaatattattattttacaatgttgatgattaaattataaataaaatattaatacctaaattaccaattattaatatttaaaaaataaaataaaaataaataatcataataactttgaaattataaatgaaatattaatgattaaattataaataaactattagtatttaaatcatcaattattcaaattttaaataaattataaattattgatatttaaaaataaaataaaataaaaataaacaatcaaaataattttaaattatgaattaaatattagtattttataatattaatgattaaattataaataaaatattaatatttaaaaaataaaataaaaatatatataataaagagtatttttattttttttattttctgtttttttcttattttaaagttatttttaccAACTAACAAGtcataataactattcttaTCTTATTCCATTCATCGTACCAAACTACgtaataattattctattatattctcatataataattattctattctatttttatctattttgtGAACCAAATGTATAATAAGAGTTAAAAATAGTTCAAATGAATTCTTtctaaattcttttttatcttttgcaTAAAGCTTGAGTCCATTGTACTTCccaaatttggattttttttcctcttaatTCAAAAGAAGTCGTGGATGAAGACTTATTTTAGTGATAATTTTGAGGTTTCAGTTAAAATCTTGTTATGTATgagtttgatttaattttatgttaaaattattcaattatataAATGTTGATTTGTTGGTTGATTAATTATCCATTTGATATTGGGAttgtgaattttttaaaatgaaaaagtcaAGAAAAAGGTTAGGGAAGTAGCATTAAATGAGAACACGATTGCTTAATTGCCTCTAGACCAAGTTATAAATTTCTACTGGTTTGAATTACATGTAAACCCAACAGAGGACATAAGTATACAATAATTTGGGCGACAGGTGTAcatttgatatatattatttttagtcaagtATATTGCAACTTTTAACCCAAAAACTTTTGGGTTGGGGGAGGTGGGGAACTTACTAGTCATAGTAATGGTGGACAAAATCCATTTGGCATTTGCTAGTTATGTATAAAACTATTAAAATGGAGATTGAGAAGGGAAAACATGGCATGGCAGTATAAGAACTTTTTGTAGGCACCTGAACAGCTAGCTATGGCTAATATCTATATCTATATATGCTTAAAAacgttttaaatttaaatgtacAACTAAGATTCAATGATGTATCAAAGGAATAGAGGTTAGAattaaaaacatgaaaaagatGATTGATTAAAGTACTgtcaacaaaaataataatactaagTTGCGGAAGCTGAAACCACCAAATATCCACAATGATTTTTTAAGGACTtatgtaaaaataaattaatttagtaTAGATTTGAATCAACAAAATGAATAGGGTCTCTTGAATGtataaccaaaatatattaatgaatttctGTTGGGAAACCGGCAGAAAGCAAAGATACTTTTCCCACCGATACAATGTATCATGTTGTAAACGAGGCAACAACGTGTAACCTTTTATGCTTAAAGTTTGGGCATTGTTTCAAcactttataatattttaatttataatgtaTCAGATACATTCAATTGTTTATTACAAAAGGGTCAACAATATAATAAAATCACTTTTGTCAAAAGTCTAACGGATTTCTTTGAAGGTTCAAAGCTCCCCCACCATCACCAGCTAATCTAGTAATGGCaccataattataaaatatatgcaaGAGAAATTATTGTACCCTTAAAAGCGGTTTTGTATCAGTACGTTTGGTCAATATAGGAAGAAATGAAGGGAACCCTCCAGGCTCCAGCATTCATTGTCAATCTAGATAACTGCAAACTTGttcctcatttttttttaaaaaaaatactgtcAATTCTCTtaactttaaatataattttatgtaagtttattaattttgaaaattaacaattcgttttaaaaaaaatatttcgcTAGACATATAAatctaataattaatatttatgttaagttaattatgtaataatattaaaaaataatttatttttattaatttaaaaattattttatataaattataatttttattttttacattttttctattttacaaagaaaaatttcACCGCTCCCCAAGAGAGGGGAGCACAGCTGGTGCGGTGCTCCCAAGGGTGCTTCCTTTCTGGTGCTCCCCTTCATTGGGAGCGCCTATAGTGAGACAGTTGGTCGACGAATAAGAAAACCGCGGATCGGTCATattatttggaaaaaaaaaaaaaaagtatttaattttttttattaaagatgtttacagtttttaattttaatattatttcaaaaattaatgaattaaagtgaaattataattaaaagttagaatagtgaaaatattttatttaatttttttttatcttacgTCTTGTCTTTCAAAATTGATGGTTGAGTCCTTTCCCACTATTTATGCTGGCGTGCACTAATACATAAAACTACATGCATGGATTTCACGCGACTGTGACCCTCTAATCAAATTCAAGTCTACCCCAAACTCataatctctctctctctctctctctatatatatatatatatatatatatattatttNNNNNNNNNNNNNNNNNNNNNNNNNNNNNNNNNNNNNNNNNNNNNNNNNNNNNNNNNNNNNNNNNNNNNNNNNNNNNNNNNNNNNNNNNNNNNNNNNNNNNNNNNNNNNNNNNNNNNNNNNNNNNNNNNNNNNNNNNN
Protein-coding sequences here:
- the LOC18612299 gene encoding uncharacterized protein LOC18612299, whose amino-acid sequence is MAWYAINWVIWTTRNDVIFNGKIWDVEQIFEPTKFRVVWWVNAKWPNHNCSIGDLARLLSEGSIPTRGRNTKEKMAWTRLVEGSLKFNTNGASKGYLGDLGIGGILPNEQGDVLVLLCKFVGICDSNKTELLVVKKAALIHVAFRWCASRLLPIEYDKRNVIKYITSPTDVPWRLRQLVIQTLNVLCKISKWEIKHILCTTNEKVDSLAKEGILRPENFF